The sequence below is a genomic window from Microbacterium abyssi.
ATAGGCACACACATCTCCGTAGATGGGGGAGATCACGGCGCGGTATGCGGTGAGGAATCCCAGAACGAGATTGCGAGGCATCAGCGGGATGCTGCGCACCAGGTCGCCGGCATGCAGATGTCCCGTGCCCAGGGCATAGGACGGCAGCGCACTCATGTCCGTGCCGTCGTGCGGTCGAGTCTGGCCAGGCAACGCGTCACATCGGCCTTGAGTTCGGCGAACGTCGCCGTTGCAGACGCAGGAAGGGCACGGATGACGACATCCGTGCCCTGAGGGACATCTGTGATCGCGTCCGCGCATACGGCTTTGAGCCGTCGACGCACGGTGTTGCGGATCACAGCGGTACCCACCTGCTTGCTGATGATGAACCCGAACCGGGGTTCGCGCGCTTCTCCGGTCGTCATCATGGAGGTGACGACTCGGGCGCCCCCGCACCGGACACCGCGACGGACGACCGACCTGTAGTCAGTGCCTCGCGTCAGTCGGAACGGACGGGCGAGCACGAGGCTTACGCCGAGAGCTCGGTGCGGCCCTTCG
It includes:
- the rnpA gene encoding ribonuclease P protein component; protein product: MLARPFRLTRGTDYRSVVRRGVRCGGARVVTSMMTTGEAREPRFGFIISKQVGTAVIRNTVRRRLKAVCADAITDVPQGTDVVIRALPASATATFAELKADVTRCLARLDRTTART